The following are encoded in a window of Deltaproteobacteria bacterium genomic DNA:
- a CDS encoding MmgE/PrpD family protein produces AAKALRLDPHRIANAVAIAGTANNALRVTRTGELSHWKGLAAPNAAFNGLRAAFLAMRGITGPGEMFEGTKGWKQVVSGPFDVDWESEDLERVRRTILKKYNAEIHSQSAVEGILGLMREEGFRAEEIDRIRIDIFDVAHRIIGGGDEGDKTVVRSKEDADHSLPYIVAVAALDGEVTPAQYAPGRIEREDVQRLLLRVDVVPDPSLSGRFPGELPCRLSVGLADGRVVAKEISGYEGFHTQPMSWGRAVEKFRSLAAPIRNRDRLGAVVQAISGLESITTRELTACLS; encoded by the coding sequence GAGCGGCGAAGGCGCTGCGCCTCGATCCGCACCGGATCGCGAACGCGGTGGCCATCGCGGGGACGGCGAACAACGCCCTGCGGGTCACCCGCACGGGGGAGCTCTCCCACTGGAAGGGGCTCGCCGCGCCGAACGCCGCGTTCAACGGGCTCCGCGCCGCTTTCCTGGCGATGCGGGGGATCACCGGACCGGGGGAGATGTTCGAGGGGACCAAGGGGTGGAAGCAGGTCGTCTCTGGACCGTTCGACGTCGACTGGGAGTCGGAGGACCTGGAACGGGTCCGGAGGACGATCCTGAAGAAGTACAACGCCGAGATCCACTCCCAATCGGCCGTCGAGGGGATCCTCGGGCTGATGCGGGAGGAAGGTTTCCGGGCGGAGGAGATCGACCGGATCCGGATCGACATCTTCGACGTCGCCCACCGGATCATCGGAGGGGGGGACGAGGGGGACAAGACGGTCGTCCGGTCGAAGGAGGACGCGGACCACAGCCTTCCGTACATCGTGGCCGTGGCCGCCCTGGACGGCGAGGTGACGCCCGCGCAGTACGCGCCGGGCCGGATCGAACGGGAGGACGTTCAGCGGCTGCTGCTGCGGGTCGACGTGGTCCCGGACCCTTCCCTCTCCGGCCGGTTCCCCGGGGAGCTTCCCTGCCGCCTCTCCGTGGGACTGGCCGACGGCCGGGTCGTCGCGAAGGAGATTTCGGGGTACGAGGGGTTCCACACGCAGCCGATGTCCTGGGGCCGGGCCGTGGAGAAGTTCCGCTCCCTGGCGGCCCCGATCCGGAACCGCGACCGCCTCGGCGCCGTCGTCCAGGCGATTTCGGGGCTGGAGAGCATCACGACGCGGGAGTTGACGGCCTGCCTGTCCTAG
- a CDS encoding AI-2E family transporter — protein MVDPRDPDMEYPDLQEEPGRAGRENRPGPDLNLIRAAATVLAALGVLTLLYFAASVFMTLFSSMLLAFALEPLVHVICVRTRMRRQFASGIVVFLFIAFLYGLGYFAYTTAVDFVTDLPTLLEKIQEAPLVNEIVSKARNAARIVEDAGRRFLPGGGSGGPGAGVGGLSPRDAESIVGALLKNLGSLTGVVFSLSFIPFLVYFMLADREPLTRRTRELFPEEYHHTVGVILLDVERMMRKFLLGNAILVGILSFATILAFWAAGLPNPIVLGGLSGTLSVIPYLGLPLALLPGVLVGVVYFNSLPPFLVVVGSVTLLHLVSANYLTPKLVGGEVHLNATASTASLLFFGWLWGGMGLLLAIPILAVLKCVLENVPSTRRIGFWLGD, from the coding sequence ATGGTCGATCCGAGGGACCCCGACATGGAGTACCCCGACCTGCAGGAGGAGCCGGGGAGAGCCGGGCGGGAGAACCGCCCCGGGCCGGACCTGAACCTCATCCGGGCGGCCGCCACCGTGCTGGCCGCGCTGGGCGTCCTCACGCTCCTCTACTTCGCCGCCTCCGTCTTCATGACCCTTTTCTCCTCGATGCTCCTCGCGTTCGCGCTGGAGCCGCTGGTCCACGTGATCTGCGTGCGGACCCGCATGCGCCGCCAGTTCGCCAGCGGCATCGTGGTGTTCCTCTTCATCGCCTTCCTGTACGGACTGGGGTATTTCGCCTACACGACCGCCGTGGATTTCGTGACCGACCTGCCGACGCTCCTGGAGAAGATCCAGGAGGCGCCCCTGGTGAACGAGATCGTCTCGAAGGCCCGGAACGCGGCGCGGATCGTGGAGGATGCGGGGCGCCGGTTCCTCCCCGGAGGGGGGTCCGGGGGGCCCGGAGCCGGGGTGGGGGGGCTGTCGCCGCGGGACGCCGAATCGATCGTCGGAGCGCTCCTGAAGAACCTGGGGTCCCTGACCGGCGTGGTCTTCTCGCTGAGCTTCATCCCGTTTCTCGTGTACTTCATGCTCGCGGACCGCGAGCCGCTCACCCGCCGGACGAGGGAACTGTTCCCGGAGGAGTACCACCATACCGTGGGAGTGATCCTTCTCGACGTCGAGCGGATGATGCGGAAGTTCCTCCTGGGGAACGCGATCCTCGTCGGGATCCTTTCCTTCGCGACGATCCTGGCGTTCTGGGCGGCGGGGCTGCCGAATCCGATCGTCCTGGGAGGGCTCTCCGGGACGCTGTCGGTGATCCCGTACCTCGGACTCCCCCTGGCGCTGCTGCCCGGGGTCCTGGTCGGAGTCGTCTACTTCAACTCGCTCCCGCCGTTCCTCGTCGTGGTGGGAAGCGTCACCCTCCTCCACCTGGTCTCGGCGAACTACCTCACCCCGAAGCTCGTCGGGGGGGAGGTCCACCTGAACGCGACCGCCTCGACCGCTTCGCTCCTGTTCTTCGGGTGGCTGTGGGGCGGGATGGGACTGTTGCTGGCGATCCCCATCCTCGCGGTGCTGAAGTGCGTCCTCGAGAACGTCCCGTCGACGCGCCGGATCGGGTTCTGGCTCGGGGACTAG
- a CDS encoding acyl-CoA thioesterase, with product MSTVPSHTIEIRVRFGETDPYGVAYFAAILDYFKRGMDEFLRSRGISPDLAYRNPKRQYGFPVVATRCRYRAPVRFDDLLTLRTRIVRVEKSGVTFGFSLFRSEAGKDILAAQGDVSCRSIDSTWKPIPLPASLKAVLTSR from the coding sequence ATGTCGACCGTCCCGTCGCACACCATCGAAATACGCGTCCGGTTCGGCGAAACCGACCCGTACGGGGTGGCGTACTTCGCGGCCATCCTCGACTACTTCAAGCGCGGGATGGACGAGTTCCTCCGCTCCCGCGGGATCTCCCCCGACCTGGCGTACCGGAACCCGAAGCGCCAGTACGGGTTCCCCGTGGTGGCCACCCGCTGCCGGTACCGGGCGCCGGTCCGGTTCGACGACCTCCTGACGCTGCGGACGCGGATCGTTCGCGTGGAAAAGAGCGGCGTGACCTTCGGTTTCTCCCTGTTCCGGTCCGAGGCGGGGAAGGACATCCTCGCGGCGCAGGGAGATGTGTCGTGCCGGTCGATCGACTCGACGTGGAAGCCGATACCGCTGCCCGCGTCGCTGAAAGCCGTGCTAACGTCCCGCTGA
- a CDS encoding U32 family peptidase: MAPPRTAPPLLLSPAGSLPAVEAALSAGADAVYVGIRSLSRGGRAGIPLEEAGAAANTCRKAGARLHAAVNAVPFSGGVPALLDAVARLREEGVAEVILNDPGLIVLLRRRFPGLPICASVGLSAVNPEDAVAYRELGADAIVLPSAVRPEEVPAIKRASGLRIEVFGWCRPEFLLHGKCGLTGYAAEGTGGGTASAKRGGSCRLVCRELPVPREPRTLEDELPAWIEAGVDVVKIEGRELPPAAVRGIVARFRAKIDAAVPRSAGR, from the coding sequence ATGGCCCCGCCACGTACGGCTCCCCCCCTTCTTCTTTCCCCTGCCGGGTCGCTCCCGGCAGTCGAGGCCGCCCTTTCAGCCGGCGCGGACGCCGTCTACGTCGGGATCCGGTCCCTCTCCCGCGGGGGTCGGGCCGGGATCCCCCTGGAGGAGGCCGGGGCCGCCGCGAATACGTGCCGCAAGGCGGGCGCCCGGCTGCACGCGGCCGTGAACGCGGTCCCCTTCTCCGGGGGGGTGCCTGCGCTCCTCGACGCCGTCGCCCGCCTGCGGGAGGAGGGCGTCGCGGAGGTCATCCTGAACGACCCGGGCCTGATCGTCCTTTTGCGGCGCCGGTTCCCCGGCCTCCCGATCTGCGCCTCCGTGGGGCTGTCCGCCGTGAACCCGGAGGACGCCGTCGCGTACCGGGAGCTGGGGGCCGACGCGATCGTCCTTCCTTCCGCGGTCCGTCCGGAGGAGGTCCCGGCGATCAAGCGGGCGTCCGGCCTCCGGATCGAGGTCTTCGGCTGGTGCCGCCCCGAATTCCTCCTCCACGGCAAGTGCGGGTTGACCGGGTACGCCGCGGAAGGGACGGGAGGGGGAACCGCGTCCGCGAAGCGGGGGGGGAGCTGCCGGCTCGTCTGCAGGGAGCTCCCGGTTCCCCGGGAGCCGCGCACGCTGGAGGACGAGCTCCCGGCGTGGATCGAGGCGGGCGTGGACGTCGTGAAGATCGAGGGGAGGGAGCTCCCGCCGGCGGCGGTCCGGGGGATCGTAGCCCGGTTCCGGGCGAAGATCGACGCGGCCGTTCCCCGGTCAGCGGGACGTTAG
- the ndhC gene encoding NADH-quinone oxidoreductase subunit A, with protein MLYEYATVLVFIVLGAVTVALMLGMSRLFAPSAPSAVKLSTYECGEVPYGSSWVQFNIRFYVVALIFIIFDVEVALLYPWAVVFQRLGFLAFIEAFIFIVILLAGLAYLWKEGDLEWVRTLQDARGGKGLK; from the coding sequence ATGCTGTACGAATACGCAACGGTCCTCGTGTTCATCGTCCTGGGGGCGGTCACCGTCGCCCTGATGCTGGGGATGTCGCGCCTGTTCGCCCCGAGCGCGCCTTCCGCGGTCAAGCTGTCCACCTACGAGTGCGGCGAGGTCCCGTACGGCTCCTCGTGGGTCCAGTTCAACATCCGGTTCTACGTCGTGGCGCTCATCTTCATCATCTTCGACGTCGAGGTGGCGCTCCTCTACCCCTGGGCGGTGGTCTTCCAGCGGCTGGGATTCCTGGCGTTCATCGAGGCGTTCATCTTCATCGTCATCCTTCTCGCGGGCCTCGCGTACCTGTGGAAGGAGGGGGACCTCGAGTGGGTCCGCACCCTCCAGGACGCGCGGGGCGGGAAAGGGCTGAAATGA
- a CDS encoding NADH-quinone oxidoreductase subunit B has product MSNDPAHGRPPAPPGHGAAPAPAVGPEAHVLVGNADLFVNWSRKSSLWYLLFATACCGIELMQAGASRYDLDRFGAVFRATPRQSDLMLVAGTITHKMADRVKRLYDQMPEPKYVIAMGSCANTGGPFYKDSYCVVKGVDLLIPVDVYIPGCPPRPEALIDGILRLQKIIMKKKNVYGAKA; this is encoded by the coding sequence ATGAGCAACGACCCCGCGCACGGCCGCCCGCCCGCCCCCCCGGGACACGGCGCCGCCCCGGCTCCCGCCGTGGGTCCGGAAGCGCACGTCCTGGTCGGGAACGCGGACCTGTTCGTCAACTGGTCCCGGAAGTCGTCCCTCTGGTACCTCCTGTTCGCGACGGCGTGCTGCGGGATCGAGCTGATGCAGGCGGGCGCGTCCCGGTACGACCTCGACCGGTTCGGCGCCGTCTTCCGCGCCACTCCCCGGCAGTCGGACCTGATGCTGGTGGCCGGGACGATCACCCACAAGATGGCCGACCGGGTGAAGCGCCTCTACGACCAGATGCCGGAGCCCAAGTACGTGATCGCCATGGGGTCGTGCGCCAACACCGGGGGCCCGTTCTACAAGGATTCGTACTGCGTGGTGAAGGGCGTGGACCTGCTGATTCCCGTGGACGTCTACATCCCCGGCTGCCCCCCCCGCCCGGAAGCGCTGATCGACGGGATCCTGCGGCTGCAGAAGATCATCATGAAGAAAAAGAACGTATACGGCGCCAAGGCATAA
- a CDS encoding NADH-quinone oxidoreductase subunit C — translation MLKARFGDAVVELQSEGFSPAFVVVAPAAVRDVARFLADDPALSFDSLMSLSGVDYKDRLAVAYHLHSLAHRHAVGLKAFLPTESPELPTVDDVWPAANFHEREAFDLFGIVFTGSKDLRRILLPEDWEGHPLRKDYKYPDFYHGIKV, via the coding sequence ATGCTGAAGGCCCGGTTCGGCGACGCGGTCGTGGAGCTGCAGTCGGAAGGGTTCTCCCCCGCCTTCGTGGTGGTCGCCCCCGCGGCGGTCCGGGATGTCGCGCGGTTCCTCGCCGACGATCCGGCACTCTCCTTCGACTCCCTCATGAGCCTCTCCGGGGTGGACTACAAGGACCGGCTCGCCGTGGCGTACCACCTCCACTCGCTTGCGCACCGGCACGCCGTGGGGCTCAAGGCGTTCCTCCCGACCGAGTCCCCGGAGCTCCCCACGGTCGACGATGTGTGGCCGGCCGCCAACTTCCACGAGCGGGAGGCTTTCGACCTGTTCGGGATCGTGTTCACGGGGTCGAAGGACCTTCGCCGGATCCTCCTTCCCGAGGACTGGGAAGGTCACCCGCTGCGGAAGGATTACAAGTACCCCGATTTCTACCACGGGATCAAGGTATGA
- a CDS encoding NADH-quinone oxidoreductase subunit D (Catalyzes the transfer of electrons from NADH to quinone), with product MTARPEALPTQEMTINMGPQHPSTHGVLRVILTTDGEVVTRAVPDIGYLHRALPDIGYLHRALEKIGERVTYAQFMPFTDRLDYLAAMNCNCAWAWAVEKLAKIEVPERAEFLRVIVCELNRISSHLIAFGSYTADMGAFTPFLYAIRERERVNDLFEMICGNRLTYNYARIGGVSGDAPPGFLEKTKEFLDYFEPKIDEYNNLISYNKIFVHRLANVAVVPAAEAVAYGLTGPNLRGSGVSFDLRKDEPYSVYPKFDFKVCVGTGERGTLGDCFDRYMVRINEMRESVKIVRQALAMIPEGPVLAKVPRVFKPPVGEVYVRTECPRGETGIYAISDGSTNAFRLKIRTGSFVTMNIFEKITKGLMIADIVAVIGSFDIILPEIDR from the coding sequence ATGACGGCCCGGCCCGAAGCGCTCCCCACCCAGGAGATGACGATCAACATGGGGCCGCAGCACCCGAGCACCCACGGGGTGCTCCGGGTGATCCTCACCACCGACGGCGAGGTGGTGACCCGCGCGGTCCCCGACATCGGCTACCTGCACCGGGCGCTCCCCGACATCGGCTACCTGCACCGGGCGCTCGAGAAGATCGGCGAGCGCGTCACCTACGCCCAGTTCATGCCGTTCACGGACCGCCTCGACTACCTCGCGGCGATGAACTGCAACTGCGCGTGGGCGTGGGCGGTCGAGAAGCTGGCGAAGATCGAGGTGCCCGAGCGGGCCGAGTTCCTTCGCGTCATCGTCTGCGAGCTGAACCGGATCTCCTCGCACCTCATCGCGTTCGGGTCGTACACCGCGGACATGGGCGCGTTCACCCCGTTCCTGTACGCCATCCGCGAGCGGGAGCGGGTGAACGACCTGTTCGAGATGATCTGCGGCAACCGCCTCACGTACAACTACGCGCGGATCGGCGGCGTCTCCGGCGACGCCCCCCCGGGGTTCCTCGAGAAGACGAAGGAGTTCCTCGACTACTTCGAGCCGAAGATCGACGAGTACAACAACCTGATCTCCTACAACAAGATCTTCGTCCACCGGCTGGCCAACGTCGCCGTGGTCCCCGCGGCGGAGGCGGTCGCCTACGGGCTGACGGGCCCCAACCTGCGCGGTTCGGGCGTCTCCTTCGACCTCCGGAAGGACGAGCCGTACTCGGTCTACCCGAAGTTCGATTTCAAGGTCTGCGTCGGCACCGGGGAGCGCGGCACGCTCGGCGACTGCTTCGACCGGTACATGGTGCGGATCAACGAGATGCGCGAGAGCGTGAAGATCGTGCGCCAGGCCCTGGCGATGATCCCGGAGGGGCCGGTGCTGGCCAAGGTGCCCCGCGTCTTCAAGCCGCCGGTCGGCGAGGTCTATGTCCGCACCGAGTGCCCGCGCGGGGAGACCGGGATCTACGCGATCAGCGACGGTTCCACGAACGCCTTCCGCCTGAAGATCCGCACCGGCTCCTTCGTGACGATGAACATCTTCGAAAAGATCACGAAGGGGCTGATGATCGCCGACATCGTGGCGGTCATCGGAAGCTTCGACATCATCCTCCCGGAGATCGATCGGTAG